From the Deltaproteobacteria bacterium genome, one window contains:
- the tkt gene encoding transketolase, which translates to MTFDANFDPRQDLEAVNIVKGLVMDGPRQANSGHPGGAMSSADFAYILFKDYLIFDPDDDRWWNRDRFVLSAGHESMLLYSLLTLAGFMTMEDLKAFRQFGSRTPGHPEVECPGVEATTGPLGQGLAMAGGMAVAERFLRHRFGSETTDHFTYVLASDGDMQEPVALGAASLFGHWGLGRLIVFYDSNAVQLAGPTCRADRTDYRQVFEGFGWQVLDIDGHDHHQIRAALDSARAETSRPTLIIGRTVIAKGSATMEGSEKTHGSPMSEEEIRATKKRLGLPEDKTFHIPEEIFLTFRARFPELRRRAASWKDNLADRLHSDQTFADLWSKATSPRSKLDIKLPAFPDGDKIATRKAFGRCLNEIMGQIPTLMGGSADLDPSNQTETFRNTAGIFCSDEPLGRNLSFGVREFPMGAILNGLALHGGIVPFGATFLVFSDYERNAIRMSALQKLPVLHVFTHDSFWVGEDGPTHQPVEHVSSLRLIPDLLVFRPAEATESAACMDLALHQDHRPSVLVFTRQGLPVLDPAEHPGLEAGIRRGAYVLREPENGPARMIVIAAGSEVHLALGAAEALPEFGIRVVSAPCLEIFDEQEQSYRDSVLPPDIRLRCAVEAGRSDLWWKYVGLDGFVHGLDHFGASAPGAVLAERFGFTVPALVERIESFFGPRLGLR; encoded by the coding sequence ATGACCTTCGATGCCAACTTCGACCCCCGCCAAGATCTGGAGGCCGTCAACATCGTCAAGGGCCTCGTCATGGACGGCCCCAGACAGGCCAATTCAGGCCATCCCGGAGGGGCCATGTCCTCGGCCGATTTCGCCTACATCCTTTTTAAGGACTACCTGATCTTCGATCCCGACGACGACCGTTGGTGGAACCGGGACCGCTTCGTCCTCTCGGCCGGGCACGAGTCCATGCTCCTGTACTCCCTACTAACTCTGGCCGGGTTCATGACCATGGAGGATCTCAAGGCCTTCCGCCAGTTCGGCAGCCGGACCCCGGGCCACCCCGAGGTCGAGTGCCCGGGCGTCGAGGCCACCACCGGCCCTCTGGGGCAGGGCTTGGCCATGGCCGGGGGCATGGCCGTGGCCGAACGGTTTCTGCGCCATCGCTTCGGGTCCGAAACCACCGACCACTTCACCTATGTCCTGGCCTCGGACGGCGACATGCAGGAACCCGTGGCCCTAGGCGCTGCGTCCCTTTTCGGCCACTGGGGGCTGGGCCGCCTAATCGTCTTCTACGACAGCAACGCTGTGCAGCTGGCCGGACCTACCTGTCGGGCTGACCGTACGGACTACCGCCAAGTCTTCGAGGGCTTCGGCTGGCAGGTCCTGGATATCGACGGTCACGATCACCACCAGATTCGGGCCGCTCTGGATTCGGCCCGGGCCGAAACCTCACGGCCGACCCTGATCATCGGCCGCACGGTCATCGCCAAGGGCAGCGCCACCATGGAAGGAAGCGAAAAAACCCACGGCAGCCCCATGTCCGAGGAGGAAATCCGGGCCACCAAGAAACGTCTCGGTCTGCCCGAAGACAAGACCTTCCACATTCCCGAAGAGATCTTCTTGACCTTCAGAGCCAGGTTTCCGGAACTGCGCCGCAGGGCGGCATCCTGGAAGGACAACCTTGCAGACCGTTTGCATTCGGATCAAACATTTGCCGATCTGTGGTCCAAGGCTACCAGCCCGAGGTCCAAGCTTGACATCAAGCTCCCCGCCTTCCCTGACGGAGATAAGATCGCCACCCGCAAGGCCTTCGGTCGATGCCTGAACGAAATCATGGGCCAGATCCCGACCCTCATGGGCGGTTCGGCCGACCTAGATCCCTCGAACCAAACCGAAACCTTTCGGAACACGGCCGGGATCTTCTGCAGCGACGAGCCCCTGGGCCGCAATCTGAGCTTCGGTGTCCGGGAATTCCCCATGGGGGCCATCCTCAATGGCTTGGCCCTTCACGGAGGCATCGTGCCTTTCGGTGCGACATTCCTAGTCTTCTCCGACTACGAGCGCAATGCCATCCGTATGTCGGCCCTCCAGAAACTCCCGGTCCTCCATGTCTTCACCCACGACTCCTTCTGGGTCGGCGAGGATGGGCCGACCCACCAGCCCGTGGAGCATGTCTCGTCCCTGAGACTCATTCCCGACCTTCTGGTCTTCCGGCCGGCCGAAGCCACCGAATCTGCCGCGTGCATGGACCTGGCGCTGCATCAGGACCACCGCCCTTCGGTCCTTGTCTTCACCCGCCAGGGACTTCCGGTACTCGACCCGGCCGAGCATCCCGGTCTCGAGGCCGGAATCCGGCGTGGAGCCTATGTATTGAGGGAGCCCGAAAACGGTCCGGCCCGTATGATCGTCATCGCCGCCGGTTCTGAGGTTCACCTCGCCCTGGGCGCTGCCGAGGCCCTGCCGGAATTCGGCATCCGGGTGGTCAGCGCCCCGTGTCTGGAGATCTTCGACGAACAGGAACAATCCTACCGCGACTCCGTCCTCCCACCTGATATACGTCTGCGCTGCGCGGTGGAGGCTGGACGCTCCGATCTGTGGTGGAAATACGTCGGTCTCGATGGGTTCGTTCACGGCCTCGATCACTTTGGAGCTTCGGCTCCGGGTGCGGTCCTGGCCGAACGCTTCGGGTTCACCGTCCCAGCCCTGGTCGAACGCATCGAATCCTTCTTCGGCCCACGGCTCGGGCTCAGATGA
- the rpiB gene encoding ribose 5-phosphate isomerase B, whose translation MTTKNLVFASDHAGAPLKEKLKEHVQGRGFVFLDVGVHGCESCDYPIYAKALAREVLAGKGLGVLICGTGLGMSMTANRFPGIRAALCLNEYMARMARQHNDSNVLCLGDRVVGVDLAVSILDVFLGTPFEGGRHARRVALIEPDQTVPTL comes from the coding sequence ATGACCACCAAAAACCTAGTCTTCGCCTCGGACCACGCCGGGGCCCCGCTCAAGGAAAAACTCAAGGAACACGTCCAGGGACGAGGCTTCGTTTTTTTGGATGTGGGCGTCCATGGTTGCGAAAGCTGCGACTACCCGATATACGCCAAGGCCCTGGCCCGCGAGGTCCTTGCCGGAAAAGGTCTAGGCGTACTAATCTGCGGCACCGGTCTGGGCATGTCCATGACTGCCAACCGTTTTCCAGGCATCCGGGCGGCCCTGTGTCTGAACGAATACATGGCCCGGATGGCCAGACAGCACAACGACTCCAACGTCCTCTGCCTCGGCGACCGGGTCGTCGGCGTCGACTTGGCCGTATCCATCCTCGACGTCTTTCTGGGCACGCCCTTTGAGGGTGGCCGTCACGCCCGCCGGGTGGCCCTCATCGAACCCGACCAGACAGTTCCGACCCTCTGA